One window of Suricata suricatta isolate VVHF042 chromosome 6, meerkat_22Aug2017_6uvM2_HiC, whole genome shotgun sequence genomic DNA carries:
- the FTMT gene encoding ferritin, mitochondrial, whose product MSPCFLFLSKQLSSSLVSLRSARRCLALRPLWISGRPLGPQPAAPCRPLAAASSSRDPSGPTCAPSRVRQNFHPDSEAAINRQINLELYASYVYLSMAYYFSRDDVALNNFARYFLRQSREETAHAEKLMSLQNQRGGRICLQDIKKPDRDHWESGLSAMECALLLEKKVNQSLLELHSLASDKGDPHLCDFLETHYLNEQVKSIKELGDHVQNLVKMGAPASGLAEYLFDKHTLGNENNHN is encoded by the coding sequence ATGTCGCCCTGTTTCTTGTTCCTCTCCAAGCAGTTGAGCAGTTCGCTGGTGTCCCTGCGCAGCGCGCGCCGATGCCTCGCGCTCCGACCGCTCTGGATCTCCGGGCGGCCCTTGGGTCCCCAGCCCGCCGCCCCCTGCCGCCCGCTGGCAGCAGCCTCCTCCTCGCGGGACCCCTCCGGACCCACCTGCGCCCCCTCCCGGGTGCGGCAGAACTTCCACCCCGACTCCGAGGCAGCCATCAACCGCCAGATCAACCTGGAGCTCTACGCGTCCTACGTGTACCTGTCTATGGCCTATTACTTCTCCCGAGATGACGTGGCCCTGAACAACTTCGCCAGATATTTCCTTCGCCAGTCCCGGGAGGAGACCGCGCACGCGGAGAAGCTGATGAGCCTGCAGAACCAGCGGGGAGGCCGGATCTGCCTGCAGGACATCAAGAAACCTGACCGGGACCACTGGGAGAGCGGGCTGAGTGCCATGGAGTGTGCGCTGCTCTTGGAAAAGAAGGTGAACCAGTCGTTGCTCGAATTGCACTCTCTGGCCTCAGACAAAGGTGACCCCCATTTGTGCGACTTCCTGGAAACACACTATCTGAATGAACAGGTGAAATCTATCAAAGAACTAGGTGACCACGTGCAAAACCTAGTTAAGATGGGGGCCCCAGCTTCTGGCCTGGCAGAGTATCTCTTTGACAAGCATACCCTCGGAAATGAAAACAATCACAACTAA